The genomic interval AATCACTTTCGCGTGTCTTGCCTTTGCGTCCTGGTGGTTAATTTTACCGCCAGGACGCGAGGATGTCACGGGTTGTCAGCCAGATTATTTCGCAAAAAGAAAACTCAGGGGTTGATCAAAGCGTTTGGCCCAGGCCTTTTCTGAATGATCTTCGCCCGGAAAAAACAGAGTTAGCGTTTGAGTTTCGGTAAACCCTTTCTTCTTCATTATTTCATCTGCCTGTTTTTGTAATGGCGGATATAAAGCATCCAGGGTTTGGTCGCCATAATCAAAATAGATCTTGTGCGTGGCTGGATCGGGTAATTTCTTTTCCATGTACTGAAAAAAGGCATTAGGGATCGGGTTATTCTCTACAGAAAATACACCCGGCCAATGGGTGGAAAGACAGGCGGCTCCGCCAAACACATTGGGGTATTCACAAATAGCATACAAGGAGATCAGTCCCCCCATACTACTGCCTGCAATAAAAGTATTGGCACGATCGCTCCGGGTTGCATACAGGTTATCGATCACCGGTTTCAACTCATTGACAATAAAGCGCAGGTAATCATCTGAATGAACTTTTTCATTATTGAACACGGATGATTGCCCGGGGCGTTTTGTATTATAAAGAGAGTCCTGTTGCGCCGGGGTCAGGGACTCAAAAGGTTTTTGCGGAAAATAATCCGTATGCCGAAGCATGGGGGCGTTCCAGATACCCACAATGATAAAGGCAGGAACAGCCTTGGTGTAAATCGCTTTAGCTGCTACCTCATCTACCTGCCATTCCTGTTTGTTCCAGGTGGTGGTACTATCAAAAAGCATTTGTCCATCGTGCATATACAAGACCGGATATTTATTCTTCGGAGAGTAGCCGGGTGGTAACCAGATATCTATATTTCTGGATTTTACATATTTAGAAGGGAAATCAGCGATTCGCTGAAGGCTTCCGGCAGCGACTTTTGCAGGGCTCGGAGCAGGTGTTTGTCCCAAAATGGTTAATGCAAACACCAACCCCATGACAAGACCAATAGCGGGTTTGAACATAATGCGGTTTTACCAAATTTAATCTTTCTGGATAATTTGATCTGCATCATGGATAAAGCCCCTTTCCAATTCTTACATTCGCCTCATGAGAAAGTACCTGCTTAGCTCTGCCCTCCTGGGTGGCTTTTTCATGCTGTCAGCCCAGGAAAAAACGGATTCCCTTGCCCCCAAAACCTTAAAGGAAGTATTGATCCGTGCCTGGCAACGCCGGGATGTCACCCGCTTGCCAGAGGAATTGAATGGTTTTCTTTTTACGGGAAAAAAGAATGAGGTGGTAAACCTGGCCGGTACCAATGCCCATGTGGCGATAAAGACGGGCAGGCAATTGTTCTCCAAGGTCCCTGGCGTTTTTATTTATGATATGGATGGCAGCGGCAATCAGTTAAATATTTCGAGTCGTGGCCTTGACCCACACCGGAGTTGGGAATTCAATATCCGGCAAAATGGGATCCTCATTAATTCAGACATGTATGGCTATCCGGCCAGTCACTACAGTGCGCCGATGGAAAGCTATGAAAAGATCGAGATCGTAAGAGGGACAGGATCGCTCCAATACGGTGCCCAGTTTGGAGGTATGATCAACTATGTCACCCGCCGTCCCGACAGTATGCGCCCCTTTTCCTTCGAAAGCATCAACACCATTGGATCCTATGGTTTGATGAGTACCTATAACGCTATTTCAGGGACCAAGGGAAAATTCTCCTACTATGCCTACTTCCATAAACGTCACTCAAATGGCTACCGATCCAATAGCCAGTCGGATGCAGAAGCGGAATTTGTTCAATTACAATACCGGTTCTCCGAAAAGACATCCCTCAAAGCAGAATTAGGAAGATCCTATTATAAATACAAAATACCCGGGCCCCTCAATGATAGTATGTTTGCCGCAAATCCACGCATGAGTACGCGGGAACGAAACTATTTTAGCCCG from Chitinophagales bacterium carries:
- a CDS encoding alpha/beta hydrolase translates to MFKPAIGLVMGLVFALTILGQTPAPSPAKVAAGSLQRIADFPSKYVKSRNIDIWLPPGYSPKNKYPVLYMHDGQMLFDSTTTWNKQEWQVDEVAAKAIYTKAVPAFIIVGIWNAPMLRHTDYFPQKPFESLTPAQQDSLYNTKRPGQSSVFNNEKVHSDDYLRFIVNELKPVIDNLYATRSDRANTFIAGSSMGGLISLYAICEYPNVFGGAACLSTHWPGVFSVENNPIPNAFFQYMEKKLPDPATHKIYFDYGDQTLDALYPPLQKQADEIMKKKGFTETQTLTLFFPGEDHSEKAWAKRFDQPLSFLFAK